The following coding sequences are from one Apodemus sylvaticus chromosome X, mApoSyl1.1, whole genome shotgun sequence window:
- the Psmd10 gene encoding 26S proteasome non-ATPase regulatory subunit 10 isoform X1 — MEGCVSNVMICNLAYHGKLDELKESILADKSLATRTDQDSRTALHWACSAGHTEIVEFLLQLGVPVNDKDDAGWSPLHIAASAGRDEIVKALLIKGAHVNAVNQNGCTPLHYAASKNRHEIAVMLLEGGANPDAKDHYDATAMHRAAAKGNLKMVHILLFYKASTNIQDTEGNTPLHLACDEERVEEAKLLVTQGASIYIENKEEKTPLQVAKGGLGLILKRMAESEEASL; from the exons ATGGAGGGGTGTGTATCTAACGTAATGATCTGTAACCTGGCCTACCACGGGAAGCTGGATGAATTGAAGGAGAGCATTTTGGCTGATAAATCTCTGGCTACTAGAACTGATCAG GACAGCAGAACAGCATTGCACTGGGCATGCTCAGCCGGTCATACTGAAATTGTTGAATTCTTGCTGCAGCTTGGAGTGCCAGTGAATGATAAAGATGAC GCAGGTTGGTCTCCTCTTCATATTGCTGCCTCTGCTGGCCGGGACGAGATTGTAAAAGCCCTTCTGATAAAAGGTGCGCACGTGAATGCTGTCAATCAAAATGGCTGCACCCCCCTGCATTATGCAGCTTCGAAGAATAGGCATGAG ATTGCTGTTATGTTACTAGAAGGTGGGGCTAATCCGGATGCTAAGGACCATTATGATGCTACAGCAATGCACCGGGCAGCAGCCAAGGGTAACTTGAAGATGGTTCATATCCTTCTGTTCTACAAAGCATCCACAAACATCCAAGACACTGAGGGTAACACTCCTCT ACACTTAGCCTGTGATGAGGAGAGAGTGGAAGAAGCAAAATTGCTGGTGACCCAAGGAGCAAGTATTTACATcgagaacaaagaagaaaaaacaccCCTGCAGGTGGCCAAAGGGGGCCTGGGTTTAATCCTCAAGAGAATGGCAGAAAGTGAAGAAGCTTCTCTTTAG
- the Psmd10 gene encoding 26S proteasome non-ATPase regulatory subunit 10 isoform X2, whose product MEGCVSNVMICNLAYHGKLDELKESILADKSLATRTDQDSRTALHWACSAGHTEIVEFLLQLGVPVNDKDDAGWSPLHIAASAGRDEIVKALLIKGAHVNAVNQNGCTPLHYAASKNRHEIAVMLLEGGANPDAKDHYDATAMHRAAAKDT is encoded by the exons ATGGAGGGGTGTGTATCTAACGTAATGATCTGTAACCTGGCCTACCACGGGAAGCTGGATGAATTGAAGGAGAGCATTTTGGCTGATAAATCTCTGGCTACTAGAACTGATCAG GACAGCAGAACAGCATTGCACTGGGCATGCTCAGCCGGTCATACTGAAATTGTTGAATTCTTGCTGCAGCTTGGAGTGCCAGTGAATGATAAAGATGAC GCAGGTTGGTCTCCTCTTCATATTGCTGCCTCTGCTGGCCGGGACGAGATTGTAAAAGCCCTTCTGATAAAAGGTGCGCACGTGAATGCTGTCAATCAAAATGGCTGCACCCCCCTGCATTATGCAGCTTCGAAGAATAGGCATGAG ATTGCTGTTATGTTACTAGAAGGTGGGGCTAATCCGGATGCTAAGGACCATTATGATGCTACAGCAATGCACCGGGCAGCAGCCAAGG ACACTTAG